The proteins below come from a single Prolixibacter sp. NT017 genomic window:
- a CDS encoding sugar phosphate isomerase/epimerase, producing the protein MKLNTHLIKSVGLLLLVFLLSGLSSCKQTQKKQEKYIGLQLWSVRDHMKDDVKGTIEAVGKIGYKFIEAAGYADGKFYGMEPTAFADLVKANGMDFLSSHTGQAVPDSTNWDEVMAWWDQCIAAHKAAGVKYIVQPFMDNVGYESIEGVQRYCDYFNAVGEKCNAAGIRFGYHNHDAEFKDIDGQIIYDYMLQHTDPAKVFFEMDLYWITEGGKNPVDYFNQYPGRFLIWHVKDKTELGGDDSVMDFKPIFADAQTAGMKYIVVEVEEYNYDPLKSVEKSLNFLNNAPYVK; encoded by the coding sequence CAAAAGAAACAGGAAAAATACATCGGCCTTCAGCTCTGGTCTGTTCGCGACCACATGAAAGATGACGTTAAGGGCACCATCGAAGCAGTTGGCAAAATCGGTTACAAGTTTATCGAGGCTGCCGGCTATGCCGATGGAAAATTCTACGGCATGGAGCCCACTGCATTTGCCGACCTTGTAAAAGCCAACGGCATGGATTTCCTTTCGTCGCACACCGGACAAGCAGTACCCGATTCAACAAACTGGGACGAAGTAATGGCCTGGTGGGACCAGTGTATTGCGGCACACAAAGCGGCCGGCGTGAAATATATCGTTCAGCCGTTTATGGATAACGTCGGTTACGAAAGCATTGAAGGCGTACAGCGCTATTGTGATTACTTTAATGCAGTTGGAGAAAAGTGTAACGCGGCCGGCATCCGCTTCGGTTACCACAACCACGACGCCGAATTCAAGGACATCGACGGGCAAATCATTTACGACTACATGCTCCAGCACACCGATCCGGCCAAGGTCTTCTTCGAAATGGACCTGTACTGGATTACCGAAGGGGGTAAAAACCCGGTGGACTACTTCAACCAGTATCCCGGACGATTCCTGATCTGGCACGTGAAAGACAAAACCGAGTTGGGCGGCGATGACAGCGTGATGGATTTCAAACCCATTTTTGCTGACGCCCAAACGGCCGGAATGAAATACATTGTGGTGGAAGTGGAAGAATATAATTACGATCCGCTGAAAAGCGTGGAGAAGAGTCTCAACTTCCTCAACAATGCACCGTATGTGAAATAG
- a CDS encoding pentapeptide repeat-containing protein, with protein sequence MKSATAPHVSVIFRDEDFSNQTFRFEEFEDCLFENCNFSSCDFTRTVFLNCRFENCDLSSSRFQQSNLEGVIFDGCRLIGIDFTMISRVRLDMTFNDSELEMCNFTGLSLEETSFERCRIDECEFVETILKKAKFRETDLTGTFFRQCDLTEADFRGAKNYRFNPWENRMTNARFSTPEVLSFLSPLQILVD encoded by the coding sequence ATGAAGTCAGCTACCGCCCCTCACGTGAGCGTGATTTTCCGGGACGAAGATTTCTCCAATCAAACTTTTCGTTTCGAGGAATTTGAAGACTGTCTCTTCGAGAACTGTAATTTTTCGTCGTGCGATTTTACCCGCACTGTATTTCTGAATTGCCGGTTCGAAAACTGCGACCTGAGCAGCAGCCGTTTTCAGCAGTCCAATCTCGAAGGCGTTATTTTCGACGGCTGTCGTTTAATCGGTATCGATTTCACCATGATAAGCCGCGTGAGGCTTGATATGACTTTCAACGATTCCGAGCTGGAGATGTGCAACTTTACCGGCCTTTCCCTCGAAGAAACGTCTTTCGAAAGGTGCCGTATCGATGAGTGCGAGTTTGTGGAAACTATTTTGAAAAAGGCTAAATTCAGGGAAACCGACCTGACCGGAACCTTCTTCCGGCAATGCGACCTGACGGAAGCCGATTTTCGCGGAGCCAAAAACTATCGCTTTAATCCGTGGGAGAACCGCATGACCAATGCCCGCTTCTCTACACCGGAAGTACTGTCGTTTCTGTCGCCCCTGCAGATTCTGGTCGATTGA
- a CDS encoding MBL fold metallo-hydrolase, giving the protein MSHILIMLALLFQGQPAAKTFKTDTFQTDKGNLAITFIGHGTLMMMWDGKVIHIDPVSREADYSKLPKADLILVTHEHGDHLDPATIAQLRKENTQVVVSKSCEGKVPDETVLSNGQSITADGIHVEAVPAYNLVHKRSNGQPFHPKGDGNGYVLTMGGKRIYIAGDTENIPEMKNLKNIDIAFLPMNLPYTMTPEQAAEAARSFMPKILYPYHFGQTDPQKLVKLLKGASIDVRVRKLE; this is encoded by the coding sequence ATGTCACATATCCTCATTATGCTGGCCCTTTTGTTCCAGGGACAACCGGCCGCCAAGACATTCAAGACCGATACATTTCAAACCGATAAAGGAAACCTCGCCATTACATTCATCGGGCACGGAACCCTGATGATGATGTGGGACGGGAAGGTTATACACATTGACCCGGTTAGCCGCGAAGCCGATTATTCGAAGCTTCCGAAAGCCGACCTGATTTTAGTTACGCACGAGCACGGTGATCATCTCGATCCGGCCACCATTGCGCAACTCCGGAAAGAAAATACACAGGTCGTTGTCAGCAAAAGTTGTGAAGGGAAAGTACCTGACGAGACCGTTCTTTCTAATGGGCAAAGTATAACAGCCGATGGCATTCATGTGGAAGCGGTACCGGCCTATAACCTGGTGCACAAACGCTCCAACGGACAACCCTTTCACCCGAAAGGGGACGGTAACGGCTATGTGCTGACCATGGGAGGCAAACGTATTTACATTGCCGGCGATACGGAGAATATTCCCGAAATGAAGAACCTGAAAAATATCGATATCGCTTTCCTTCCGATGAACCTGCCCTATACGATGACGCCGGAACAAGCGGCTGAGGCTGCCCGCAGCTTTATGCCAAAGATTCTTTACCCCTATCACTTCGGGCAAACCGATCCGCAAAAGCTCGTGAAGCTGCTAAAAGGCGCGTCCATCGATGTTCGGGTGAGGAAATTGGAATAG
- a CDS encoding trans-aconitate 2-methyltransferase has product MIEKCLISGKMTGRSFRNTTLTTNQSGDMETLERKAHWNHIYQEKTTDEVSWYQSVPVTSLDFVRQFNLPFNAKIIDIGGGDSFFVDHLLRLGYTDITVLDISAKAIEKARQRLGADAGKVKWIEADAACFQPMEKYDFWHDRAAFHFLTEEKEINNYLSCVQSNITPGGYLVIGTFSEQGPDHCSGIEVEQYSEEKMSDRLKNFFRKIRCITVDHMTPSHSIQNFIFCSFSRLENI; this is encoded by the coding sequence GTGATAGAAAAATGCTTGATTTCCGGAAAGATGACCGGAAGAAGTTTCAGGAATACCACCCTTACTACAAATCAATCAGGAGACATGGAAACACTCGAACGAAAAGCGCACTGGAACCACATCTATCAGGAGAAGACTACCGACGAGGTGAGCTGGTACCAATCGGTGCCGGTTACATCACTCGATTTCGTCCGGCAGTTTAATCTGCCGTTCAATGCAAAGATCATCGACATTGGGGGAGGCGACAGTTTCTTCGTTGATCATTTGCTGAGACTTGGTTACACTGACATTACCGTTCTCGACATTTCGGCGAAAGCCATCGAAAAAGCCAGACAACGACTGGGAGCTGATGCCGGTAAAGTCAAGTGGATTGAAGCGGATGCGGCTTGTTTTCAGCCCATGGAGAAATACGACTTCTGGCACGACCGGGCTGCCTTTCACTTCCTGACTGAGGAGAAGGAAATCAACAACTACCTGAGCTGCGTTCAATCAAATATTACACCGGGAGGTTACCTCGTTATCGGAACCTTCTCCGAACAAGGGCCCGACCATTGCAGCGGCATCGAAGTGGAACAGTATTCCGAAGAGAAGATGAGCGATCGGTTGAAAAACTTCTTCCGGAAAATCCGTTGCATCACCGTCGACCACATGACGCCGTCGCACAGCATTCAGAATTTTATCTTCTGCAGCTTTAGCCGGTTGGAAAATATTTGA
- a CDS encoding formylglycine-generating enzyme family protein, with translation MDRDQIANKNNPLKINQSNPGKVVLLLLPILILGVISYWVTDKNPQETVKQKNLIPVGKSAQASIAKGFAPTISNPTTPPGTAPDGMVWVPGGTFSMGATDPTTLQDGGQEPMNDARPVHRVYVDGFWMDQTEVTNAEFRKFVEATGYVTTAEKKPTPEDLPGVPADQLVAGSIVFFPPQQQVQLSDYRQWWRFVPGANWKHPFGPGSDIKGEDNYPVVHVTYADAEAYAKWAGKRLPTEAEWEFAARGGLSGKPYVWGDQLTPNGKWMANIFEGHFPESDDAADGYAGIAPVAQYPANGYGLYDMAGNVWEWCHDWYRADYYRQLAMTNDITNNPQGPDTSDDPNEPGLQKRVQRGGSFLCTNQYCTRYMVGTRGKGEISSSTNHIGFRCIKSPGTQSP, from the coding sequence ATGGACAGAGACCAAATAGCAAATAAAAATAATCCGCTGAAAATCAATCAGAGTAACCCGGGGAAGGTGGTATTGCTCCTGTTGCCTATCCTGATTCTCGGTGTGATCAGTTATTGGGTTACCGACAAGAATCCGCAGGAAACAGTCAAACAGAAGAATTTAATTCCGGTAGGCAAATCGGCCCAGGCATCGATTGCGAAAGGTTTTGCACCGACCATCAGCAATCCGACGACTCCGCCCGGAACAGCTCCCGATGGAATGGTGTGGGTTCCCGGCGGAACGTTCTCGATGGGTGCGACCGATCCAACCACGTTACAGGATGGCGGACAAGAGCCCATGAATGATGCGCGTCCAGTTCACCGCGTTTACGTGGATGGCTTCTGGATGGACCAAACGGAGGTTACCAATGCCGAATTCCGCAAATTCGTTGAAGCGACGGGTTACGTTACCACAGCCGAAAAGAAACCGACGCCGGAAGATTTACCCGGTGTTCCGGCCGATCAACTCGTAGCTGGATCAATTGTCTTCTTCCCTCCGCAACAGCAAGTGCAGTTAAGTGATTATCGCCAGTGGTGGCGGTTCGTTCCCGGTGCCAACTGGAAACATCCTTTCGGTCCCGGAAGCGATATCAAGGGAGAAGACAACTATCCGGTGGTGCATGTGACCTATGCCGATGCGGAAGCTTACGCGAAATGGGCCGGTAAGCGACTGCCCACGGAAGCGGAATGGGAATTTGCCGCCCGCGGGGGATTGTCCGGGAAACCGTATGTATGGGGCGACCAATTGACGCCCAACGGCAAATGGATGGCCAACATTTTCGAAGGACATTTCCCCGAATCCGACGATGCAGCCGACGGGTACGCCGGTATTGCACCGGTAGCGCAGTATCCGGCGAACGGTTACGGGCTGTACGACATGGCGGGCAATGTGTGGGAATGGTGCCACGACTGGTACCGCGCCGATTATTACCGCCAACTGGCGATGACCAACGATATAACGAACAATCCGCAGGGGCCGGACACCTCGGACGACCCGAACGAGCCCGGTTTGCAGAAACGGGTGCAGCGGGGCGGTTCATTTCTTTGCACGAATCAATATTGTACACGATATATGGTGGGTACCCGCGGAAAAGGAGAGATTAGTTCCAGTACCAACCACATCGGATTCCGGTGCATCAAATCACCTGGTACCCAATCCCCCTAG
- a CDS encoding MarC family protein, with the protein MQEAYSFGLLALTSFFTLFNPLGTMPIFISMTSELDEAKRRKTARKAVIVAFATTLLFAFSGQLLFRFFGISVNSFRIVGGIIFFLMGQDMLQARLGKIKLSEKEAEINAYVNDISITPLAIPMICGPGAITNSIVLMEDANTFMKKLLLVASIAVILGITYLILISGATISKKLGETGNKVLMRLMGLIVMVIAVEFFFSGLKPIVQDMIK; encoded by the coding sequence ATGCAGGAAGCCTATTCCTTCGGCCTGCTGGCCCTGACTTCGTTCTTCACCCTCTTTAACCCGTTGGGAACGATGCCCATCTTCATATCGATGACATCGGAACTTGATGAAGCTAAAAGACGAAAAACCGCCCGAAAAGCGGTCATTGTTGCATTTGCTACCACGCTCCTGTTTGCTTTTTCGGGGCAGCTACTCTTCCGGTTCTTCGGTATTTCCGTGAATAGTTTCCGGATTGTCGGAGGGATTATCTTCTTCCTGATGGGACAAGACATGTTACAGGCACGGCTCGGCAAGATTAAGTTAAGTGAAAAAGAGGCGGAAATAAACGCCTATGTAAATGATATTTCCATTACTCCGCTGGCGATTCCGATGATTTGCGGACCGGGAGCCATCACCAACAGCATCGTATTGATGGAAGATGCCAACACCTTCATGAAAAAACTCCTGCTTGTCGCATCGATTGCTGTGATACTGGGAATCACTTACCTCATTTTGATTAGCGGAGCGACAATATCGAAAAAGCTGGGCGAAACCGGCAACAAGGTGCTGATGCGCCTGATGGGACTTATCGTGATGGTGATTGCCGTGGAATTCTTCTTCAGCGGACTGAAACCCATTGTTCAGGACATGATCAAATAA
- the eno gene encoding phosphopyruvate hydratase codes for MKIAKLRAMEILDSRGNPTVEVDLKLEDGTTGRAMVPSGASTGEREAFEMRDGDPKRYGGKGVLKAVENVNTIIANKTVGRCFGSQRELDLLLLELDGTANKSNLGANGILGVSMAFARAMATATNTPLYRYLGGSNAYLMPVPCMNVINGGRHADNNVDFQEFMIAPHGATSFRESIRMGAEVFHALKEVLKKKGYSTGVGDEGGFAPDLKSNEEAVEVILEGITKAGYQPGDDVSICLDPASSELWEDGKYRLFKSTNELITSDDMVKQWDSWAHQYPIVLLEDGLAENDWEGWKNLTQTLGSRIELVGDDLFCTNKAILAEGIEKEVANSILIKLNQIGTVTETLETIELAYKNGYNAFVSHRSGETVDTFIADLTVAVNAGHLKTGSGCRGERIEKFNQLMRIEEELVSCAAFAGKSAFKNA; via the coding sequence ATGAAGATTGCTAAGCTAAGAGCAATGGAAATCCTCGATTCGCGGGGAAACCCGACTGTTGAAGTCGATTTGAAACTGGAAGACGGAACAACCGGACGGGCGATGGTGCCCAGCGGTGCTTCCACCGGCGAGCGTGAAGCTTTCGAAATGCGCGACGGCGACCCGAAACGCTACGGCGGGAAAGGGGTATTGAAAGCCGTTGAGAATGTGAACACCATTATCGCGAATAAAACGGTTGGCCGTTGTTTCGGCAGCCAGCGCGAACTCGACCTGCTGCTCCTCGAGCTGGACGGAACGGCGAACAAATCGAACCTGGGAGCGAACGGCATCCTCGGAGTGTCGATGGCCTTTGCCCGCGCCATGGCTACCGCGACCAACACGCCGCTCTACCGTTACCTGGGTGGCAGCAACGCCTACCTGATGCCCGTTCCGTGTATGAACGTCATCAACGGTGGCCGCCACGCCGACAACAATGTCGATTTCCAGGAATTCATGATTGCGCCGCACGGCGCTACTTCCTTCCGGGAATCCATCCGGATGGGCGCCGAAGTGTTTCATGCACTGAAAGAGGTGCTGAAGAAGAAAGGATACAGCACCGGCGTGGGCGATGAAGGTGGATTTGCTCCCGATTTGAAATCCAACGAAGAAGCGGTGGAAGTCATCCTCGAGGGAATCACGAAAGCCGGCTACCAGCCCGGCGACGACGTGAGCATCTGCCTCGACCCGGCGTCGAGCGAGTTGTGGGAAGATGGTAAATACCGCCTCTTCAAAAGCACCAACGAGCTTATCACGAGCGACGACATGGTGAAACAGTGGGACAGCTGGGCACACCAGTATCCGATTGTGTTACTGGAAGACGGCCTGGCTGAGAACGACTGGGAAGGCTGGAAGAATCTCACCCAAACACTGGGCAGCCGCATCGAGCTGGTGGGAGATGACCTCTTCTGTACAAACAAAGCTATCCTGGCGGAAGGCATTGAGAAGGAAGTGGCGAACTCCATCCTCATCAAGCTGAACCAGATTGGTACGGTAACCGAAACGCTCGAAACAATTGAGTTGGCGTACAAAAACGGCTACAATGCATTTGTATCGCACCGCAGCGGCGAAACCGTCGACACGTTTATTGCCGATCTGACCGTTGCCGTGAATGCCGGTCACCTGAAAACGGGCAGCGGCTGCCGTGGCGAACGCATCGAGAAGTTCAACCAGTTGATGCGCATTGAGGAAGAACTGGTCAGCTGTGCTGCCTTTGCGGGCAAGAGTGCGTTCAAAAATGCGTAG
- a CDS encoding DUF190 domain-containing protein: MEKSNKTLLLRIFIGSTDKLGNDSLYESLVFKAKKAGLAGSTVVKGVMGFGASSVIHSYKFWEVAEKLPTIVEIIDEEEKVMAFYETIKSDLETMRYGCLVTVEEVTVLLNKAGQKREFYF, encoded by the coding sequence ATGGAAAAATCAAACAAGACACTACTGTTACGGATTTTCATCGGCTCTACCGATAAGCTGGGCAACGATAGTCTGTACGAATCGCTGGTATTCAAAGCAAAAAAAGCCGGGTTGGCAGGCTCCACCGTCGTGAAAGGCGTGATGGGCTTCGGGGCCAGTTCGGTAATTCACTCGTACAAATTCTGGGAGGTGGCTGAAAAGCTTCCCACCATCGTGGAAATTATCGATGAGGAAGAGAAGGTGATGGCATTTTACGAAACCATCAAAAGCGACCTGGAGACCATGCGCTACGGTTGCCTGGTAACAGTGGAAGAGGTGACGGTGTTGCTGAACAAAGCCGGGCAGAAACGGGAGTTTTATTTTTAA
- a CDS encoding CrcB family protein, whose protein sequence is MIPGSLLTGFIFGLTGKGDWLSAEFCIFLTVGICGGFTTFPALTDDAFLLLQSREWLRFIIYASLSFTLGLVAVYIGRMTIKLV, encoded by the coding sequence ATAATTCCTGGCAGCCTTCTGACAGGCTTTATTTTCGGTTTAACCGGGAAAGGAGATTGGCTGTCGGCGGAGTTTTGCATTTTTCTGACAGTGGGCATCTGCGGCGGATTTACCACTTTCCCGGCACTCACCGACGATGCCTTTCTACTACTCCAAAGCCGCGAGTGGCTTCGGTTTATCATATATGCGTCACTGAGCTTCACCCTGGGGTTGGTGGCGGTGTACATCGGACGAATGACGATAAAACTGGTATAA
- a CDS encoding carbonic anhydrase yields the protein MNRLVAIKTKDDIFPEYRDTPIGDLLEYHDLDRDFDSYEAAQLLVGMCMDHRKHLHIPDNFSYIIRAGGANLRHSEFKVSFAIAIGNVKHIAIIGHSNCGMVNLASKKEKFIGGLVDSAGWERTFAEEHFNQFAPLFEIGNEIDFVLSEVKRLRNRYPKITVAPMYYKVEDNKLYLIREE from the coding sequence ATGAACAGACTTGTAGCAATTAAAACGAAAGATGACATTTTCCCGGAGTACCGGGATACGCCCATTGGTGACCTGCTGGAGTACCACGATCTCGACCGGGATTTCGACTCCTATGAGGCAGCTCAGTTGTTGGTCGGTATGTGCATGGACCACCGCAAACACCTGCACATCCCCGATAATTTTTCATACATCATCAGGGCGGGTGGTGCCAATCTCCGCCACAGCGAGTTCAAAGTATCGTTTGCTATCGCGATAGGAAATGTGAAGCACATTGCCATCATCGGGCACAGCAACTGCGGGATGGTGAACCTGGCCTCGAAAAAAGAGAAGTTTATTGGCGGTCTGGTCGATTCGGCCGGATGGGAACGGACTTTCGCCGAAGAGCATTTCAATCAGTTTGCCCCGCTTTTCGAGATTGGCAACGAAATCGATTTCGTATTATCTGAAGTCAAACGTCTGCGGAACCGCTACCCGAAAATCACCGTTGCGCCCATGTATTACAAGGTGGAAGACAACAAGCTCTACCTGATCAGGGAGGAGTAA
- a CDS encoding cysteine hydrolase family protein: MENAQPLSNEPLQPFIPDGQPALLLVDIQQGFDHPTYWGSKRNHPDAEKNAARLLEVWRQHGFPVIHVKHNSVNPQSPLAEGKPGNAIQTVVQPKEGEPVIGKTVNSAFIGTGLEQRLHNEGIRQLVVVGLTTDQCISTTVRMAGNLGFDTYVVNDATATFPKTGFDGKHYSAKTIHETALASLNEEFATVLNMADIIKTFI; this comes from the coding sequence ATGGAGAACGCACAGCCATTATCCAACGAACCGCTTCAGCCGTTCATCCCCGACGGACAGCCCGCGTTGTTGCTGGTCGATATCCAGCAGGGATTTGACCATCCGACTTACTGGGGCAGCAAACGCAACCATCCCGACGCGGAGAAAAACGCAGCCCGGCTGTTGGAGGTGTGGCGCCAACACGGCTTTCCCGTTATTCATGTAAAACACAACTCGGTCAACCCGCAATCGCCGCTGGCCGAAGGAAAGCCCGGCAATGCCATTCAAACGGTGGTGCAGCCGAAAGAAGGGGAGCCCGTTATCGGGAAAACGGTCAACAGTGCCTTCATCGGCACCGGGTTGGAGCAACGCCTGCACAACGAAGGCATTCGTCAGTTGGTGGTGGTTGGCCTCACCACCGATCAGTGTATTTCCACCACCGTACGCATGGCCGGCAACCTTGGCTTCGACACCTACGTGGTAAACGACGCCACTGCCACGTTCCCGAAAACCGGTTTCGACGGCAAGCACTATTCAGCCAAGACCATTCACGAAACGGCGCTGGCCAGCCTGAACGAAGAATTCGCCACCGTATTAAACATGGCAGACATCATAAAAACATTCATATAA
- a CDS encoding class I SAM-dependent methyltransferase — protein sequence MAKDWNPELYNDKHAFVYQYGQGILSWLEPKANERILDVGCGSGQLTSQIKESAAWVVGMDNSPEMIADARSKYPSIDFEVGNASDFEFNQRFDAIFSNAALHWVTDYEGAVKCMYRNLKPGGRLVAEFGGKGNVQNIVGALRKVLTQHGYHEQAEKQLWYFPTIGEYATELEKAGFRVVRAEHFDRPTELADAETGMADWLSMFGKQFFDGVSDEDAQIIKAEVQERIKPVCFVDGKWYADYKRIRVMAVKEKTENIDTK from the coding sequence ATGGCAAAAGACTGGAATCCGGAATTGTACAACGACAAGCACGCATTTGTGTACCAATATGGCCAGGGAATCCTCAGCTGGCTGGAACCCAAAGCAAATGAACGTATTCTCGACGTGGGATGCGGCTCGGGACAACTTACCAGTCAGATAAAAGAGAGTGCTGCATGGGTGGTAGGAATGGATAACTCGCCTGAAATGATCGCCGACGCGCGAAGCAAATATCCCAGCATCGATTTCGAGGTGGGAAATGCGTCCGATTTTGAGTTCAACCAACGGTTCGATGCCATCTTTTCGAATGCAGCGCTTCACTGGGTAACCGATTACGAGGGAGCCGTTAAATGCATGTACCGCAACCTGAAACCGGGTGGACGCCTGGTGGCCGAGTTCGGTGGGAAAGGCAATGTGCAAAACATCGTCGGGGCCTTGCGGAAGGTACTGACCCAACACGGTTACCACGAACAGGCCGAGAAGCAACTCTGGTATTTCCCGACGATTGGCGAGTATGCCACAGAGCTGGAAAAAGCCGGATTCCGGGTAGTCCGGGCCGAGCATTTCGACCGCCCCACGGAACTGGCCGACGCAGAGACCGGCATGGCCGACTGGCTCTCGATGTTTGGCAAGCAATTCTTTGACGGCGTGAGCGACGAGGATGCTCAAATCATCAAAGCCGAAGTGCAGGAACGAATTAAACCGGTCTGTTTTGTCGACGGTAAATGGTATGCCGATTACAAACGCATCCGCGTGATGGCCGTAAAGGAGAAAACGGAAAACATCGATACCAAATAA
- the nudC gene encoding NAD(+) diphosphatase, whose protein sequence is MIQDIFPHRFDNQYRAEQHIGDEDIVLCYRDNTLLLKTDGETFGLPRKKDFPEMTEQTESTFLFSLNDVSCFLVWDELAAREPDFAYQEISFFRTIEQPEIAWVSIAGLHLVNWYTQNRFCGKCGSRTEHKSNERALECPNCHTTVYPKISPAIIVAIVSGDKLLLARNANFRGNWFSLIAGYVDVGETLEEALAREVKEEVGLDVTNIQYYKSQPWPLSGSMMIGFVAEADEHQPIHVDGNEIVEAAWFSRGDLPNHSSTISIAGEMIAKFEKGELQGCGEVKKVGA, encoded by the coding sequence ATGATTCAGGATATCTTTCCCCACCGTTTCGACAATCAATACCGCGCTGAACAACACATCGGAGACGAGGACATTGTGCTTTGTTACCGGGACAACACGTTGTTGCTGAAAACCGACGGGGAGACATTCGGGCTACCGCGAAAGAAGGATTTCCCGGAGATGACGGAACAGACGGAAAGCACGTTCCTGTTTTCGCTGAACGATGTTTCGTGCTTCCTGGTGTGGGATGAGCTGGCCGCGAGGGAACCGGATTTTGCTTACCAGGAAATCAGCTTTTTCCGGACGATTGAGCAGCCGGAAATCGCGTGGGTGAGCATCGCGGGGTTACACCTGGTGAACTGGTACACGCAGAACCGTTTTTGCGGGAAATGCGGGAGCCGGACCGAACACAAATCCAACGAACGGGCGCTGGAGTGTCCGAATTGCCATACCACCGTTTATCCCAAAATTTCGCCGGCCATTATTGTGGCCATTGTGAGCGGCGATAAACTGCTGCTGGCCCGCAATGCGAATTTCCGCGGCAACTGGTTTTCGCTCATTGCAGGGTACGTGGATGTGGGCGAAACGCTTGAGGAGGCGTTGGCACGCGAGGTGAAGGAAGAGGTGGGCCTCGACGTGACCAACATTCAGTATTACAAGAGCCAGCCATGGCCGCTGTCGGGTTCGATGATGATTGGTTTTGTGGCGGAGGCCGACGAACACCAGCCTATCCACGTCGACGGTAACGAGATTGTGGAAGCCGCCTGGTTCTCCCGTGGCGACCTGCCCAACCACTCCTCCACCATTAGCATTGCCGGCGAGATGATCGCCAAATTCGAGAAAGGCGAATTGCAGGGGTGCGGAGAGGTGAAGAAGGTGGGGGCTTGA